Proteins found in one Micropterus dolomieu isolate WLL.071019.BEF.003 ecotype Adirondacks linkage group LG12, ASM2129224v1, whole genome shotgun sequence genomic segment:
- the LOC123980568 gene encoding uncharacterized protein LOC123980568: MTPLVFALYLIYLLLGRMAQTTTQKSSIYVRQDSGFYSANVGEDVTLRCFYEGDAVMFYWYKQTLGQKPWLISTFYKHDKNGNFRNEFENNPRFTLDTGNGKNHLTISDLSISDSATYYCTGSYAYDMEFVEGATVSVKGSGFNIPASVHQSASEPIQPGGSVTLNCTVHTGTCDGEHSVYWFKNSEESHPGLIYTHGGRNDQCERNSSTQTHTCVYNLPLESLNLSHADTYCAVASCGHILFGDHKKLDLEYEEDSFVLVYFLIGALLFTTILIVVLAYAAYTMNNKNCCQNTDSRSSADLAANAGDYQDSDNLHYAALRELKVNTSTRRKDNTQSECLYSGVRQ, encoded by the exons ATGACACCTCTGGTGTTTGCTCTGTATCTGATTTATCTGCTCTTGGGAAGAATGG CTCAGACAACTACTCAGAAATCTTCCATATATGTTCGTCAAGACAGTGGTTTTTATTCAGCTAATGTTGGTGAGGACGTGACTTTGCGATGTTTCTACGAAGGTGACGCAGTGATGTTTTACTGGTATAAGCAAACTCTGGGACAGAAGCCATGGCTCATCTCTACCTTCtataaacatgacaaaaatgGCAACTTTCGTAATGAATTCGAGAACAACCCTCGTTTCACACTAGACACAGGAAATGGTAAAAATCACTTGACAATCTCGGATTTATCCATTTCAGACTCAGCTACTTACTACTGTACAGGTTCCTATGCGTACGATATGGAATTTGTAGAGGGCGCTACTGTCAGTGTAAAGGGTTCAGGTTTTAACATACCAGCTTCGGTCCATCAGTCAGCATCTGAGCCCATCCAGCCAGGAGGCTCTGTGACTCtgaactgtacagtacacactggGACCTGTGATGGAGAACATAGTGTTTACTGGTTCAAAAACTCTGAAGAATCTCATCCAGGACTCATTTACACTCATGGAGGCAGGAACGATCAGTGTGAGAGGAAttccagcacacaaacacacacctgtgtctACAACTTGCCACTGGAGAGCCTGAATCTTTCTCATGCTGATACATACTGTGCTGTTGCCTCATGTGGACACATACTGTTTGGAGACCACAAAAAGTTGGACTTGGAGT ATGAAGAGGACTCTTTTGTCTTGGTGTACTTCTTGATTGGAGCTTTGTTGTTCACCACCATCCTGATTGTTGTACTGGCGTATGCAGCCTATacaatgaacaacaaaaactgcTGCCAAAATACAG ACTCAAGATCTTCAGCTGACTTGGCTGCAAATGCAGGG GATTACCAAGATTCAGACAACCTCCATTACGCAGCTTTGAGGGAGCTCAAGGTCAACACATCAACTAGACGGAAGGATAACACACAGAGTGAATGTTTGTACTCCGGTGTAAGGCAATAG
- the LOC123981094 gene encoding uncharacterized protein LOC123981094 isoform X2 has product MGSGLKVPASVHQSVSETIQPGGSVTLNCTVHTGTCDGEHSVYWFKNSEESHPGLIYTYGGRNDQCERNSNTQTQTCVYDLPLESLNLSHNVTFYCAVASCGHILFGNGTKLEFKENGGSLVLVYFLSGALTFTTIVVAVLAYTAYKMYKMNSCQCTDPQARSSTASAPNVESYQGAESIHYAALRRNKANRPRRQGDDTWSECVYSSVRQ; this is encoded by the exons ATG GGTTCAGGTTTAAAAGTCCCAGCTTCGGTCCATCAGTCAGTATCTGAGACCATCCAGCCAGGAGGCTCTGTGACTCtgaactgtacagtacacactggGACCTGTGATGGAGAACACAGTGTTTACTGGTTCAAAAACTCTGAAGAATCTCATCCAGGACTCATTTACACCTATGGAGGCAGGAACGATCAGTGTGAGAGGAAttccaacacacaaacacaaacctgtGTCTACGACTTGCCACTGGAGAGCCTGAATCTTTCCCACAATGTGACCTTCTACTGTGCTGTTGCCTCATGTGGACACATACTGTTTGGAAATGGGACCAAGCTGGAATTCAAAG AAAATGGGGGCTCTCTTGTCTTGGTATATTTCTTGAGTGGAGCTTTGACATTCACCACCATTGTGGTTGCTGTCCTGGCATACACAGCTTATAAAATGTACAAGATGAACAGCTGCCAATGCACAG ATCCTCAAGCAAGATCCTCAACTGCCTCAGCTCCTAATGTAGAA AGTTACCAAGGAGCAGAAAGCATCCATTATGCTGCTTTAAGGAGGAACAAGGCCAACAGACCGAGAAGACAGGGCGATGACACCTGGAGTGAATGTGTGTACTCTAGTGTAAGGCAGTAG
- the LOC123981094 gene encoding uncharacterized protein LOC123981094 isoform X1, which yields MTPPMFALYVTCLLLGGMADTTALEQSSSLRFVSVRFGEDVTLECFYKDGVAVMFYWYKQILGQKPQLVSKLYKHDKNGSLNGEFKNDPRFELDTTTGKNHLTISYVQISDSATYYCISGYSYVYDFLEGFFIHVKGSGLKVPASVHQSVSETIQPGGSVTLNCTVHTGTCDGEHSVYWFKNSEESHPGLIYTYGGRNDQCERNSNTQTQTCVYDLPLESLNLSHNVTFYCAVASCGHILFGNGTKLEFKENGGSLVLVYFLSGALTFTTIVVAVLAYTAYKMYKMNSCQCTDPQARSSTASAPNVESYQGAESIHYAALRRNKANRPRRQGDDTWSECVYSSVRQ from the exons ATGACACCTCCTATGTTCGCTTTGTATGTGACATGTCTGCTCTTGGGGGGAATGG CTGATACGACAGCTCTTGAACAATCATCATCTTTACGTTTCGTATCAGTTCGTTTTGGTGAAGACGTGACATTGGAATGTTTCTATAAAGATGGTGTTGCAGTGATGTTTTACTGGTATAAGCAAATTCTGGGGCAGAAACCACAGCTGGTGTCTAAATTATATAAGCATGACAAAAATGGTAGTTTGAATGGTGAATTTAAGAACGATCCACGCTTTGAACTGGATACTACCACTGGTAAAAATCACTTAACAATCTCATATGTGCAAATATCAGACTCAGCTACTTATTACTGTATAAGTGGCTATTCATACGTGTATGATTTCCTAGAGGGCTTTTTTATCCATGTAAAGGGTTCAGGTTTAAAAGTCCCAGCTTCGGTCCATCAGTCAGTATCTGAGACCATCCAGCCAGGAGGCTCTGTGACTCtgaactgtacagtacacactggGACCTGTGATGGAGAACACAGTGTTTACTGGTTCAAAAACTCTGAAGAATCTCATCCAGGACTCATTTACACCTATGGAGGCAGGAACGATCAGTGTGAGAGGAAttccaacacacaaacacaaacctgtGTCTACGACTTGCCACTGGAGAGCCTGAATCTTTCCCACAATGTGACCTTCTACTGTGCTGTTGCCTCATGTGGACACATACTGTTTGGAAATGGGACCAAGCTGGAATTCAAAG AAAATGGGGGCTCTCTTGTCTTGGTATATTTCTTGAGTGGAGCTTTGACATTCACCACCATTGTGGTTGCTGTCCTGGCATACACAGCTTATAAAATGTACAAGATGAACAGCTGCCAATGCACAG ATCCTCAAGCAAGATCCTCAACTGCCTCAGCTCCTAATGTAGAA AGTTACCAAGGAGCAGAAAGCATCCATTATGCTGCTTTAAGGAGGAACAAGGCCAACAGACCGAGAAGACAGGGCGATGACACCTGGAGTGAATGTGTGTACTCTAGTGTAAGGCAGTAG
- the LOC123981095 gene encoding uncharacterized protein LOC123981095, which translates to MKHNPDATIYPAYKERFQISAEGKDGANHLIITNLQLLDSATYYCGILEFNAIEFGQGAFLHVKTSLSNIQAVVHQPALEPLWSGDSVNLSCTAYAEPCAGEQSLYWFRHGAGQPAVMYRSAGQCQNLSSEESHMKNCTLNLAIKSVSSSDAGMYYCALASCGEIVFGNGTRVEITGRSTKLPLLVYCLCLALTVSIIVLLVLAFIMYKLKQKSCSVCKGTVSHVTCSAASDAMNQDDILHYAALSLNRKSERLRQEDNVESDCVYSRVRSRKE; encoded by the exons ATGAAGCATAACCCAGATGCTACCATCTACCCTGCATATAAAGAAAGGTTTCAAATCTCAGCAGAAGGTAAAGACGGTGCCAACCATCTCATAATCACCAACCTTCAACTCTTGGATTCAGCAACATATTACTGTGGGATTTTAGAATTCAACGCAATAGAATTTGGACAAGGAGCTTTTCTTCATGTCAAAACATCGCTGTCCAACATCCAAGCTGTTGTCCATCAACCAGCGTTGGAGCCACTTTGGTCTGGAGACTCTGTGAATTTGAGCTGTACAGCATACGCTGAACCATGTGCAGGGGAGCAGAGCCTCTACTGGTTCAGACACGGAGCGGGTCAACCTGCAGTCATGTATCGCAGCGCGGGACAGTGTCAAAACCTTTCCAGTGAAGAGTCTCATATGAAAAACTGCACTTTAAACCTTGCTATTAAGTCTGTGAGCTCCTCTGATGCAGGGATGTACTACTGTGCTCTGGCCTCCTGTGGGGAGATCGTGTTTGGAAATGGAACCAGAGTGGAGATTACAG GACGTTCTACCAAACTCCCCCTCCTGGTGTATTGTCTTTGTCTGGCGTTGACAGTTTCCATTATCGTGCTCCTTGTCTTGGCTTTCATCATGTACAAGTTGAAACAAAAGTCATGCTCTGTCTGCAAAG GGACTGTTTCTCATGTGACATGTTCAGCAGCTTCTGATGCCATG AACCAAGATGACATTCTCCATTATGCTGCGCTGAGTCTGAACAGAAAGAGCGAACGACTTCGTCAAGAGGACAACGTGGAGAGTGATTGTGTATACTCCAGAGTAAGGAGTCGAAAAGAGTGA